The following proteins are co-located in the Triticum aestivum cultivar Chinese Spring chromosome 1A, IWGSC CS RefSeq v2.1, whole genome shotgun sequence genome:
- the LOC123071237 gene encoding rho GDP-dissociation inhibitor 1 → MAIRLTSSMASTHLFDFGGWSIQNCIAWTLEYLHQCHQSKRPLLILMLVYAKAFDTFEHDAILEILKFKGFDDRWLGWIGEILSLGSSSVLLNSVPRNNLFARDGFARWIISSFSLKDMMHFFSASASLKGGEGIQGVKMDQQEEEASVSVSSVPPEEEEEQDEEEEEQEEEEEDMGAVKMALGPQEEEGEEDDSLRRWKEQLLGPDAVHTTNLLLALGAETVEPEVAILNLTILAPGRPDLVLPIPFVPDDKGHAFMLKDGTAYSFRFSFTVSNNIVSGLNYSHTVWKTGVKVENQKVMLGTFSPQQEPYTYKAEEDSTPSGIFARGSYSARLKFVDDDGKVYLDMRDVDSLTRFACNEEGE, encoded by the exons ATGGCTATCCGGCTAACGTCTTCTATGGCGTCTACCCATCTGTTTGACTTTGGAGGTTG GTCCATCCAGAATTGCATTGCCTGGACTTTGGAGTATTTACATCAATGCCATCAGTCCAAAAGACCCTTGCTCATTCTTATGCTTGTTTATGCTAAAGCTTTTGATACATTTGAGCATGATGCCATTTTGGAGATACTGAAGTTCAAGGGTTTTGATGATAGGTGGCTTGGCTGGATTGGAGAGATTTTGTCTTTAGGCTCTTCATCAGTTCTTTTAAATAGTGTGCCTCGGAACAATTTGTTTGCAAGAGACGGGTTCGCTAGG TGGATAATCAGTTCCTTTTCTCTTAAAGACATGATGCATTTCTTTTCTGCTTCTGCTAGTCTAAAG GGAGGGGAGGGGATCCAGGGAGTGAAGATGGATCAGCAGGAGGAGGAAGCGTCCGTCTCCGTCAGCAGCGtcccgccggaggaggaggaggagcaggatgaagaagaagaagagcaagaagaagaggaggaggacatgggtGCGGTGAAGATGGCGCTGGGCCCTCAG gaggaggagggggaggaggacgaCAGCCTCCGCAGATGGAAGGAGCAGCTCCTCGGACCAGATGCTGTCCACACCACCAACCTCCTCCTTGCCCTTGGAGCTG AGACCGTCGAACCAGAGGTGGCCATACTCAACCTCACCATCTTGGCACCAGGGAGGCCTGACCTGGTTTTGCCGATTCCGTTTGTGCCTGATGACAAGGGCCACGCCTTCATGCTCAAGGACGGCACCGCCTACAGCTTCCGCTTCTCCTTCACCGTCTCCAACAACATCGTGTCCGGTCTCAACTACTCGCACACCGTCTGGAAGACCGGAGTAAAAG TGGAGAACCAGAAGGTGATGCTGGGGACATTCAGCCCTCAGCAGGAGCCCTACACATACAAGGCTGAAGAAGATAGCACCCCGAGCGGCATCTTTGCGAGGGGCTCCTATTCTGCTAGATTAAAG